Proteins encoded in a region of the Zea mays cultivar B73 chromosome 4, Zm-B73-REFERENCE-NAM-5.0, whole genome shotgun sequence genome:
- the LOC100273342 gene encoding uncharacterized protein LOC100273342, with protein MTPSSALALALQAAASPLPASTPRSSPRSSSLSLGRGTAGNGPRRLAAAAPPRAFFSSSPYQPPQPEGFSPHREYGLVPMVIETTSRGERAYDIFSRLLKERIVCINGPIADDTASLVVAQLLFLESENPLKPVHLYINSPGGVVTAGLAIYDTMQYIRCPVTTLCIGQAASMGSLLLAAGAPGERRALPNARVMIHQPSGGAQGQATDIAIQAKEILKLRDRLNKIYQKHTRQPIDKIEQCMERDLFMDPDEARDWGLIDEVIENRPASLMPDGIVGGLDVPSLGGGGGGGGRGSDVEEPSAV; from the coding sequence ATGACGCCCTCCTCCGCTCTAGCCCTCGCGCTCCAGGCCGCGGCGTCCCCGCTCCCGGCCTCCACGCCGCGGTCCTCGCCCAGGTCCAGCTCGCTGAGCCTGGGCCGGGGGACCGCCGGGAACGGCCCGCGCCGTCTTGCCGCAGCAGCGCCCCCACGGGCGTTCTTCTCATCGTCCCCCTACCAGCCGCCCCAACCGGAGGGGTTCTCGCCACACCGGGAGTACGGCCTGGTCCCCATGGTGATCGAAACCACCTCCCGCGGGGAGCGCGCCTACGACATCTTCTCGCGCCTGCTGAAGGAGCGCATCGTCTGCATCAACGGGCCCATCGCCGACGACACGGCCTCGCTTGTCGTCGCACAGCTGCTCTTCCTCGAGTCCGAGAACCCACTCAAGCCCGTCCACCTCTATATCAACTCCCCCGGGGGTGTCGTCACCGCGGGGCTCGCCATCTACGACACCATGCAGTACATCCGCTGCCCCGTCACCACGCTCTGCATCGGCCAGGCGGCCTCCATGGGCTCGCTCCTCCTCGCGGCTGGGGCGCCGGGTGAGAGGCGCGCGCTGCCCAACGCCAGGGTCATGATCCACCAGCCCTCGGGCGGCGCGCAGGGGCAGGCCACTGACATCGCCATCCAGGCCAAGGAGATCCTCAAGCTGCGCGACCGCCTCAACAAGATCTACCAGAAGCACACGCGCCAGCCCATCGACAAGATCGAGCAGTGCATGGAGAGGGACCTCTTCATGGATCCCGACGAGGCGCGCGACTGGGGCCTCATCGACGAGGTCATCGAGAACCGACCTGCCTCGCTCATGCCCGACGGAATCGTTGGAGGCCTCGATGTGCCCAGCCTCGGTGGCGGTGGGGGCGGGGGCGGACGGGGAAGCGACGTCGAGGAGCCTTCGGCGGTGTGA